In one window of Pseudomonadota bacterium DNA:
- a CDS encoding peptidoglycan endopeptidase produces the protein MTFRSIGSWRRIAARLEQGGRGGLMRFAHLQRFVLAAVLTALVLLARPVAADVPADPAGAYAMRFTVPLETLKADFGLPPRYDPHEEGEIAYSRWYVMSSYPTASRQVVAAWGPRARRYPAPTPPAGVDAVTWKRERVLAAAQKLIGYGYQHHHLPDFDPGPGWPWRKVATGRNGKGVDCSNFTAFCYNYALGMQLPTAIGSQSDMRDVEGLQVASLELPPSRAGAPTPFERFTRVLAPGDLLFVRNRGERVAHVVIWVGANGAGCRDPLVIDSTDVDTADDKGQGIPHGVQLRPFRDGGRYHTLFDHAVRLIR, from the coding sequence ATGACGTTCAGGAGCATCGGGTCGTGGCGGCGGATCGCCGCACGACTCGAACAAGGGGGTCGAGGAGGTCTCATGCGTTTCGCCCATCTTCAGAGGTTCGTGCTCGCCGCCGTTCTCACGGCGCTCGTGCTGCTCGCCCGCCCGGTGGCGGCAGATGTTCCTGCTGATCCCGCGGGGGCATACGCCATGCGCTTCACGGTGCCCCTCGAAACCCTGAAGGCTGATTTCGGTCTGCCGCCTCGCTACGACCCTCACGAGGAGGGTGAGATCGCCTACAGCCGATGGTACGTGATGTCGAGCTATCCTACGGCCTCGCGCCAGGTGGTTGCGGCCTGGGGACCGCGGGCGCGTCGCTATCCCGCGCCGACACCGCCCGCCGGCGTTGACGCGGTCACCTGGAAGCGCGAGCGCGTGCTGGCTGCGGCGCAGAAGCTGATCGGGTATGGCTATCAGCATCACCACCTCCCAGATTTCGATCCTGGCCCCGGCTGGCCGTGGCGCAAGGTGGCGACGGGGCGCAACGGCAAGGGCGTCGACTGCTCGAACTTCACGGCGTTCTGCTACAACTACGCCCTTGGCATGCAGCTGCCCACGGCTATCGGCTCGCAGTCCGACATGCGTGATGTCGAGGGGCTGCAGGTTGCGTCGCTCGAGCTTCCGCCCAGCCGAGCCGGCGCGCCCACGCCGTTCGAGCGCTTCACCCGTGTGCTTGCGCCGGGCGATCTGCTGTTCGTGCGCAACCGAGGCGAGCGGGTGGCGCACGTGGTGATCTGGGTGGGCGCGAACGGCGCGGGGTGTCGTGATCCCCTCGTCATCGACTCAACCGACGTCGACACCGCTGACGACAAAGGGCAGGGCATTCCCCACGGGGTGCAGCTGCGACCGTTCCGGGACGGGGGGCGCTACCACACGCTCTTTGATCACGCGGTGCGCCTGATTCGCTGA